The Xanthomonas indica sequence GCTGAATTGCTTGGTCAGGTTGTCGCTGGTGGTCTGCATCTGGGTCACCAGCGTCTCCATCGCCGTGAAGCGCGCGGTGTACTGATCGGTCAGTGTCTGCATGCGCGCGTCCAGATCGCTGAGCTGATCGGTCAGGTCGGAGATGTGCTTGTTGAGCGCGTCGGTCCGCTGGGTCAGCGTGCCGCTGGTGGTGTCCAGGTTGCTCTTGAGCAGCGTGCTCATCCCGGCGCCAAAGCTGCCGGCGCTGCCGAGCATGGTCTTGGCCGCCGACGGATCGGTGGCCACGGCCGTGTCGAACTTGCTGCTGTCCAGGCTCATCACGCCATCCTTGTCGATGGTGACGCCCAGCGCCATCAGCCCGCTCACGTTGTCGCTGACCAGCCGGCGCAGCGACTGCTGCAGGCCGCGCACCATGGCATCGCCGGTCATCGGCGAGGCCTTCTTGTTGGTGGCGTCGTAGGCGCTGGACGACTTGAGCACGCTGTTGGCGGAGTTGTAGGCGCTGACCAGGGCGGTCAGGTTGGCCTTCAGCGGGCTGTTGTCGGCGGTGATGTTGAGATTGAAGGTGGTGCCGGCAACGGCCTTGGTGAGATTGATGGCCACGCCGGGCACCAGGTCGGCGATGGTGTTGCTGCTGGAGGTGCGCTGGAAGCCATCCACCTTCACCACCGCGTCGGCGGCGGCGATCGTCTGGGTCAGGCCGCCGCTGCTGCCGGGCGGGTAGGTGAGGTTGGCCAGGCCGCCGTCGCCACCGGAGGTGGTGATGGTCAGGGCGCCCTTGGTGCCGGTGTCGACCGCGTTGAGCACCAGGTGGTCGCCGTCGTCGGCGGTGACCACGCTGGCGGTCACGCCGGCACCGTTGGCGGCCTTGTTGATGAAGGCGGCGACGTCGCTGAGCTTGCTGCCGGCATCGACGTTGATATTGAGCGTGGTGTCGCCATAGGCGATGGTCAGGGTGCCGCCACCGACCACGGCGCCGCTGGCGTAGGCCGAGGAGGTCAGTTTCTGCGACTGCGCCAGCTTCACCACCTCGATGCCGTACCTGCCGGCGTTGGCGCTGGAGGTGACCGAGGCGGTATAGCCCGCGCCGTCGTCGATGGTGGCCTTGTAGGCGCCCTTGTCGGCGCTGTCGGACACCGTGTTCATCGCCGTCTGCAGGTTGGACAGCGCGCTCTTGATCGTGCTCAAGGACGACAGCTGCGCACTGGAGGCGGTGCCGTCACGGTTGATCCGGTCTTCCTGCGGCTGGCGTTCCTTCGACACCAGTTTGGCGACGAAGGTCGGAATGTCCAGGCCTGAGCCGATTCCAGTGGTGGACATGTTGGCGGTCCTTGAGATGGCCGGCACGCGGTGCGCCAGCGGCTGAGGGGAGTATCGGCGCGCGAGGCCGCTTCTTGAGCGCCGCCCGCGCGTCGTCGCGGCTCCCGGTTGCGATGCAAATCCTGTGCCGCGTCGGCAGCGTCAAAAAAAAGACCCCTCCTTGCGGAGGGGTCCGGTCGTGCGGTGCGGCTCTGGCTGGGCTTAGCCCTGGAGCAGACTCAGCACGCTCTGCGGCGCCTGCTTGGCCTGGGCCAGCATCGCGGTGCCGGCCTGCTGCAGGATCTGCGTACGGGTCAGCTCGGCGGTTTCCTTGGCGTAATCGGTATCGCGGATGCGGCTGCGCGAGGCCGACAGGTTCTCCGAGGTGGAGCTCAGGTTGGCGATGGTGGAGGTGAAGCGGTTCTGGATCGCACCCATGTCGGCACGCGAGGAGTTCACCGAGGTCAGCGCGTTGTCGATGATGCTCATCGCCTTCTGCGCGCCCTGGAAGGTGGAGATATCCACGTCCGCCAGGTAGTTGGTGGTGCCGGCGGTGGCAGCGGCGCTGGCGGCGATGCCGGCGTTGCTGAAGGTGATGCCGGAGGCACCGGTGGCCGAGCCTGCGGTGAACGAGAAGTCCTGGCCGCCCTTGACCGATTCCAGCTTCAGCGCATTGGTGGACGAATCGATCGAGGCGTACACGCCGGTCTGGGCCAGCTTGTCGTTGATCGCCGAGACGATCTTCTTGGCCACGTCGGCACCGGCGTCGCCGTTGGCCACCGAGACCGAGGCGATGTTGACGCCGTTGACGACCATGCCGGAGAAGCTGCCGCTGGCGGTCGCGGTACCGGAGGCCAGGGCGGCCGAGCCGGTCTGGGTAGCGGCGAAGCCGGCCTTGCCCAGCGCGGCGGCGCTGGCATTGACGATGCTGTTGATGCCGATGGTCTGGCCCGCGTCGGCGCCGACCTGGAACAGCGCGCCGGAGAACGAACCGTCCAGCAGCTTGGTGCCGTTGAAGTTGGTCTGGCTGGAGACGCGGTCGATTTCCGCGGCCAGCTGCTTGACTTCCGAGTTCAGCGCACCGCGGTCGGTGGTGGAGTTGGTGGCGTTGGCCGACTGCACCGCCAGTTCGCGGATACGCTGCAGGTTGTTGCCGATTTCGACCATCGCGCCTTCGGCGGTCTGCGCCAGCGAGATGCCGTCGTTGGCGTTGCGCGAGGCCACGTCCAGGCCACGGATCTGGGTGGTGAAGCGCTCGGAGATCGCCAGACCGGCCGCATCGTCCTTGGCGCTGTTGATGCGCAGGCCCGAGGACAGGCGCTGGATCGTCGTCGCCAGGCTGGTGCTGGTGGTGTTGAGGTTCCGCTGAGCGTTCAGCGACATTACGTTGGTATTGATGACCTGTGCCATTTCGATATCTCCTCTAAGCGATTTATCCGGCAACCCTTGGGTGCCTGGAGCCTCCGCAGGGGGCCATCAATTGGCCAGTGCCGCTGCTGGTATAAGTAACGGCAGTCGGTGCGCAACCTTTAGCGATTCGCTGGGAAAAAACAAAGCAATTCGCTGAGTTGCAACGCGTCCGGCATGCGGCGAAAAGCTTGTTTCGGCCGCGCTTTGACAAACTTTAGGTTCCATCGTGCACGTGCTGTGGAAGTCGGCACGTAGCGTGAGAAACACGTCGGTGTGATCGCCGTCGCCGGGGCGGTGCGCTCGATCAGTTCGATCGTGGCGTCGCCACATCTGCACGAATGCAGGACATCCCGGCCGCGCGGGTGTGGTGATGCAGTTGCTTGGCCGTCTTCCCCGCACCTGGTCGACCGTCCCCCTGCTGTCCTTGGCGACCACGGACGGGGTGCAGATCATCGCGCTGTTGCACGTGCCGCGCTGCCACACATGCGGTCGAGAAGGTTCTGCCGCGCATCCGGCGCCGCAGTGCGGACACGCGACCCGGAGGCGGCATGTGTGGTTCTGCCGGCGCGTTGAATGCCGGTGCCTGGTGAAGACGCCGCGTTGTTCGAGACGCGCGCCCCGTGCTGGAAAACGGAATAAAAAAGGCCCCTCCTTGCGGAGGGGCCCGGTGGCGCGGTGTGGCTGGCTGGGCTTAGCCCTGGAGCAGGCTCAGCACGCTCTGCGGCGCCTGCTTGGCCTGGGCCAGCATCGCGGTGCCGGCCTGCTGCAGGATCTGCGTACGGGTCAGCTCGGCGGTTTCCTTGGCGTAGTCGGTATCGCGGATGCGGCTGCGCGAGGCCGACAGGTTCTCCGAGGTGGAGCTCAGGTTGGCGATGGTGGAGGTGAAGCGGTTCTGGATCGCACCCATGTCGGCACGCGAGGAGTTCACCGAGGTCAGCGCGTTGTCGATGATGCTCATCGCCTTCTGCGCGCCCTGGAAGGTGGAGATGTCCACGTCCGCCAGGTAGTTGGTGGTGCCGGCGGTGGCAGCGGCGCTGGCGGCGATGCCGGCGTTGCTGAAGGTGATGCCGGAGGCACCGGTGGCCGAGCCTGCGGTGAACGAGAAGTCCTGGCCGCCCTTGACCGATTCCAGCTTCAGCGCATTGGTGGAGGAATCGATCGAGGCGTACACGCCGGTCTGGGCCAGCTTGTCGTTGATCGCCGAGACGATCTTCTTGGCCACGTCGGCACCGGCGTCGCCGTTGGCCACCGAGACCGAGGCGATGTTGACGCCGTTGACGACCATGCCGGAGAAGCTGCCGCTGGCGGTCGCGGTGCCGGAGGCCAGGGCGGCCGAGCCGGTCTGGGTGGCGGCGAAGCCGGCCTTGCCCAGCGAGGCGGCGCTGGCATTGACGATGCTGTTGATGCCGATGGTCTGGCCGGCGTCGGCGCCGACCTGGAACAGCGCGCCGGAGAACGAACCGTCCAGCAGCTTGGTGCCGTTGAAGTTGGTCTGGCTGGAGACGCGGTCGATTTCCGCGGCCAGCTGCTTGACTTCCGAGTTCAGCGCACCGCGGTCGGTGGTGGAGTTGGTGGCGTTGGCCGACTGCACCGCCAGTTCGCGGATACGCTGCAGGTTGTTGCCGATTTCGACCATTGCGCCTTCGGCGGTCTGCGCCAGCGAAATGCCGTCGTTGGCGTTGCGCGAGGCCACGTCCAGGCCGCGGATCTGGGTGGTGAAGCGCTCGGAGATCGCCAGGCCGGCGGCGTCGTCCTTGGCGCTGTTGATGCGCAGGCCCGAGGACAGGCGCTGGATCGTCGTCGCCAGGCTGGTGCTGGTGGTGTTGAGGTTCCGCTGAGCGTTCAGCGACATTACGTTGGTATTGATGACCTGTGCCATTTTGATATCTCCTCTTAGCGATTTGTCCGGCAACCGGTCGGTGCCTGGAGTCTCCGCAGGGGGCCATCAATTGGCCAGTGCGGCTGGTGATACAAGTAACGGCGACAGGCTCGCAACCTTTAGCGATTCACTGCAGAAAATTTGCTGTTCCGGCGATGCGCAAAACACCTGGAACACCGCGGAGAGCCTTTCTCGGCCGGATTCCGGCAAACTTTAGGGCCGCATGCGCGTTGTCTACTGATCCAGCGGCGAGGGCGATCTTTGTATAACGCGAAAGGCCCGGAGGCGTCGCCGCGCTCCGGGCCTTTTGGTATATCGGGTTTATTGCGTGATGATCAGAGCCGGTCGAACAGCGACATCTTCTGCATCTGGGTAAAGATGGTTTGTGCCGCTTTCAGCGCCGACTGTTCCAACTGGTACTGGGAAATCGCCTGCGCGTAATCCAGGTCGCGCAGCGAGGACAGGGTGGTCTTCAGGGTCACGTTGTTGGCTTCGCGCAGATCGGTGGCGTTGTCGATGGCCGCCAGCTGGGCGCCGCCGGCAGCGCGGGCGTCGATCATCTTCGACGAGGCCTGGGTGATGTCGCGCATCGACGATTGCAGGCTGTTCTGCAGCGCGGCCTTGGCGGTGGGCGTGATGGGATCGGTGTTGAGCAGGTCGACCAGGTTGCTGATCGTGGAGAACACGTCCTTGGTGGTCGACGGTCCGATCTGGAAGCTGTCGCCGGCGGCGGGGGCGCCGTCCACGCGCATCTTCAGGCCGGGCAGGCCGATGCTCTCGCCGGCGGCATAGGTGCCGGTGTTGACCACGGTGCCGCTGCTGTCGCGGACCTCGTAGGTGGTGGCGGCGGTGAACACCACGCTGTAGCTGCCGCCGTTCCAGGCGCTGCCGGAGCCATCCCGGCTGAAGTCGAGCAGCAGGCCGGTGCCGGTGTTGCCGGCGGCCGCATGCGCGTCCACGGTACCGTCGCCGGTGGGCACGCGCATGAAGATCTCGCTGCCGGGAAGGGTATCGGAGACCTTGGTGTCCGGCGCGATCTCCACGCTGCGCTGGGTCTGGTTGCCGCTGTAGACCACATTGCCGGAGACCACGGCGAACGGCGCGGCGTCGTCGGCGGTGCCGCCGAACAGGTAGCGGCCGGAGCCGTCGGTGCTGTTGGACAGGCTCA is a genomic window containing:
- the fliD gene encoding flagellar filament capping protein FliD, which translates into the protein MSTTGIGSGLDIPTFVAKLVSKERQPQEDRINRDGTASSAQLSSLSTIKSALSNLQTAMNTVSDSADKGAYKATIDDGAGYTASVTSSANAGRYGIEVVKLAQSQKLTSSAYASGAVVGGGTLTIAYGDTTLNINVDAGSKLSDVAAFINKAANGAGVTASVVTADDGDHLVLNAVDTGTKGALTITTSGGDGGLANLTYPPGSSGGLTQTIAAADAVVKVDGFQRTSSSNTIADLVPGVAINLTKAVAGTTFNLNITADNSPLKANLTALVSAYNSANSVLKSSSAYDATNKKASPMTGDAMVRGLQQSLRRLVSDNVSGLMALGVTIDKDGVMSLDSSKFDTAVATDPSAAKTMLGSAGSFGAGMSTLLKSNLDTTSGTLTQRTDALNKHISDLTDQLSDLDARMQTLTDQYTARFTAMETLVTQMQTTSDNLTKQFS
- a CDS encoding flagellin; this translates as MAQVINTNVMSLNAQRNLNTTSTSLATTIQRLSSGLRINSAKDDAAGLAISERFTTQIRGLDVASRNANDGISLAQTAEGAMVEIGNNLQRIRELAVQSANATNSTTDRGALNSEVKQLAAEIDRVSSQTNFNGTKLLDGSFSGALFQVGADAGQTIGINSIVNASAAALGKAGFAATQTGSAALASGTATASGSFSGMVVNGVNIASVSVANGDAGADVAKKIVSAINDKLAQTGVYASIDSSTNALKLESVKGGQDFSFTAGSATGASGITFSNAGIAASAAATAGTTNYLADVDISTFQGAQKAMSIIDNALTSVNSSRADMGAIQNRFTSTIANLSSTSENLSASRSRIRDTDYAKETAELTRTQILQQAGTAMLAQAKQAPQSVLSLLQG
- a CDS encoding flagellin, whose protein sequence is MAQVINTNVMSLNAQRNLNTTSTSLATTIQRLSSGLRINSAKDDAAGLAISERFTTQIRGLDVASRNANDGISLAQTAEGAMVEIGNNLQRIRELAVQSANATNSTTDRGALNSEVKQLAAEIDRVSSQTNFNGTKLLDGSFSGALFQVGADAGQTIGINSIVNASAASLGKAGFAATQTGSAALASGTATASGSFSGMVVNGVNIASVSVANGDAGADVAKKIVSAINDKLAQTGVYASIDSSTNALKLESVKGGQDFSFTAGSATGASGITFSNAGIAASAAATAGTTNYLADVDISTFQGAQKAMSIIDNALTSVNSSRADMGAIQNRFTSTIANLSSTSENLSASRSRIRDTDYAKETAELTRTQILQQAGTAMLAQAKQAPQSVLSLLQG
- the flgL gene encoding flagellar hook-associated protein FlgL, which gives rise to MSNRISSGMIFNQSLNTMLGKQATISHLQQQLSTGQRIVSAADDPVAAGTAVSLDRTVAALARFGDNATNVQNRLNLQENSLSQAGDLMARVKDLTVEANSSALTTPDRKAIAAELKTLHDSLLSLSNSTDGSGRYLFGGTADDAAPFAVVSGNVVYSGNQTQRSVEIAPDTKVSDTLPGSEIFMRVPTGDGTVDAHAAAGNTGTGLLLDFSRDGSGSAWNGGSYSVVFTAATTYEVRDSSGTVVNTGTYAAGESIGLPGLKMRVDGAPAAGDSFQIGPSTTKDVFSTISNLVDLLNTDPITPTAKAALQNSLQSSMRDITQASSKMIDARAAGGAQLAAIDNATDLREANNVTLKTTLSSLRDLDYAQAISQYQLEQSALKAAQTIFTQMQKMSLFDRL